The stretch of DNA CCTCTTGCGaagatttgcatttttattggccACACAGCCACCACCGCAACAGATAGCTACGACGATGTGCATCCTCAATGAGTTGGAAGCCCTCAATGGCGTTTTCAAGTCAAATAGTCGTCTCCAGCAAAACAAGCATGATGTGATTTAGGGAGGAGGCTTAACCACCATGAGGAGAATACTCCAGGAGCACGTCATAGAAAGATTGGTGTGGGTCATCCGCTTATCATTCGTTACCAATTACAACGAGCATTGCCTATCGATGGGGCCAACCCCCCCACACACGTACGCAACTTGCCGCAAAACTTTTGATGTTGCTGGCAGAGAAAGCTCCACCACGGCATTAAGCGTTGTGTGTGGTGATGGGAGTTCACGAAGAAGAGGATGAGACGGTGTGCCAAAGAGTATATATCTGGCGTGAATCTTCCGCAACACATTCAGTCTACCATTGAGAGGTGATACAAAGAGCATCGCAATCATAAATCATCGCCGCCGCCCCTAAAGTGGGGAATTCTTTCTCTATTTCCGTGGTGtccagagaaaaagaaaagaaaatctccctCCTGCAAATCTGTGGAAAGGCAATCACACCAATCATTGGGATCTGATTGTGCAAAGTGAAATCACAGGCTTTTGAGAGGATTACGAAAAGCTCCATCGTCACCATGAAGTTATTTATGAATTCAACCGTTTACGTTACAATGATTTTAATCTGTAAGTTTTCCCTTCTCCAACAAATAATGCATCTAACTGGCTGCAAAATTATTACTACAAAAGATACAttaaatatgtacatacataacattCTAAGAAATCAGAGAAAATCGTTTATATAGTGTTGCTTTGAATTAGGTTGCGTTATATGGGTGGCTTGCTCCTTCCCTGTTGCCATGTCCTGCGATTCATGTGGACGGGAATGTGCCAATGCATGCGGAACGAGACACTTcaggtaaattaatttgaacttGTGTTGAAACCAAagtgcaattaattttattatttccacCCCCAACAATGGGGTGAGGAGGGAAGTTAAGTAAACATCATAAAATGGAAAGTGAAATAACAGTTTGACGTGTTGCAAAATATACCCCAAAAACTCCTCAATGGGAGACAAATACCTAcagtgtgaaaaataaaaaaaatgtaaattttccaagTGGTTCATtatgattgaattttaattggaattcagacatttaaaaaaaaaatgtgtttacctggaaaaatctattttaacaaaagaaaaaaaattactcataAATCGTGTGGGTGTGGTAGCTTTCCtctttttaactaaaattttgagCTTACGAGAGTCAAAACGCGGTATGTGACCTTTTTGAAGTTCCTAGTTTATTATTTTAGCtacgtttcggagctttatttcCCCATTTATCAGGCTTGTAAATACATTATggacaatatttttaaatttacataatttttaaaactttgaaatgtttttttaaacgtGCTCCGAAACGTAgtaaaagtaataaaagaggaatttcaaaAAGGTCAGACCCCGCGTTTTGACTCCCTCAGTATTCAAAATTACCCAAAGTCCAATATTATTTTGGGCTTAATTAACAGATTatagaattattattaaatcaaatttttatatcaaaaatgACACAGATAAACgctttggatttttttgaaatctaaaaattaactattagtaaattctcaaacaaaattatttgatttctgtgaaatttatatttttatgctatttttatgAACTCCAAgcatataaagaaaaatatttcaagccttatccaattaaaaaaagtaaaattaattttttgtatttgaaatcACCAAAACCACAAAGAATAATactaaaagagaattaaaaaattaatttacaaagagACGATTATATTGTAAATTGAAACAAAGTGAATGGAAATCAATcagaataaattataaatcgCTACATATTTATGCAATTCATATTACGGAAATTCCATAATTGCATAATAATTCATTATGCGCAGAATTCCACTTCAGTGAAAAGGTATATTCAAAAACAATTTGCTTCAacggaaatttatttttagacaaaaatgctttgaaaagctttaaaaacagagaaagattttcttgaatcttGTATTTAACAgggatttttaattcaagaaagcttttttctatcaaaaaaaaagtccagaaagtttttctcaaaagcTTTGCATTATAAATAAGGAAAGACAGGCGTTTTTAGACATTACTAAAGGACTTTAAAGACTGTTCCATATCACacaaaaaacttaatttggTTGTCCTCTCGTAAAAGAACTTATAGGaggttacaaaaaaaaataatttttctccttcaatatGTCCCCAAGGTCCCCAAAAATAATTcacagatttttgaaaaaatattttgttttgatttttttttaatgattttcttttcttgaaggcattattttcttcttgccTTTCTCAAAACTAAtaggagaataaaaaatcgtaaaaaaggGATAATTTTTACATCGATTTAAGAGAAATCGAGATTTCTTGTGGAAAGGAAAAACTCtcattatttaatgtttttttctgattaatttaaatgtacaGCACAGTGTCctctttttaattctttaaataaccAAGAGTTGATTTAGGATTAAAgttgtattgaaaaaaaagcttcttcatTGAATAAAAGCTTCTGTATATCCTGCAACGAGTCCTAGAAGGAATTGAtactttgaaagcttttactATACCTTTAATTGGTCTCTACTTCTGAtcagaaaatgaattatttgatcctgataaatggaaaatactctattttaattaaaactaattaaatgaCAAAAGCTCATTGACAATCtttacaatatatatttttagaggaaaaaataatttccctacAACATATATTGCAGATCAAACGcttgaataaaacaaaatatatttttattaattaaaaaaatttattttcccagtctttaatgaatttcttccttttttcctCCACAGAACATGCTGTTTCAATTACCTCAAACGCAAAAGAAGTGTCCTCCCTCCGCTGAAATATCCCGATGAGACAAATGCAGACTTCCGGGATTTATGGTGGGCTAAAATACAAGTGGAGAAGACAGCGAGGGATAATTTGCTCAACTCTGCTGACTTCTACGGATCTGACTTCCAGCCTACTTTCCTGTTTCGCCCACGAGATGATACCCCGCAGTCCTTTGGTACTCACGATGGTCACAGTGCGGAACAACTCGCGATTGCacataaaggaaaaatcttagAGGAAGTTGAGGGTAACAGTGGGCAGCAATCGCGTGGGCTGTACGAAGCAGCATAAAAGCTCTTTTGGGAAACAAAACGTGTAAATACATAGAGACGAAATTTCTGCCCGAATTCCTCATATTTGTTCGCTGTGGTGAAGGCAATGAAGATAAACATCCAACAGTGTGGCTGGCACTGTTGATATTCATCTTCTTTGTACCCTTCTGTGGAACATCCGCCAACGCTCATTTGAATCTTCAGAAGATTTGGCACATTTTGTACAATTCTGCTTGCTAATTTTGTCTTTCTTTAATGGGTTTTtagtttatatttattgaacGCTACATTTAAAATAAGTCTTCACGGTTATTCCTTCCGCGCTGAACTCTACTGCAATTTTTGCAACACTCaattatattaatatttttcattttcattttatctcaaCATATAATCgtgttgaattttccattttgttgttgttttttttaaatttaaggtacaaacaattaattaatttaaaattaataatacgctacattattaaaaattatttcttcttttgctaTAAGCTGGAAGAGATAgtaggttgattttttttaatgaaaatttcattttttttcgttacaCAATATGAcggttttttttgtcacataattttttttaaagttaattaatgAAACATCCACAatgagatttaaatttaaaaaatgtaaaatggaTAAAAGGTATTTTCCACCCACTGGAATTTACATTATAATGTAATTGTGTTAATCAATTTAACATAAATCAATGTAATGTgtacgtgtgtgtgtgtggcaaCTTGCAGTGGAAATAAAGTTTAGCACTGAACTTTATAAGAATGCTGTCGATTgagctttattttctttttcattccttATTGAGCACTGAAGGCCACGGGGAATTGATTGTTGGACATTGAGCGTCCATTTTTGTGAAGATGAATCTCTCGACTGGCCTCCTGAATGGCTTCCCAGAGTTTAGCTTCTGACATTATTTGCCTCATGAGATCCTCAACGGCTGGCTCCGAATTGAGATCCAGGAGTGTGGCTAGGTTGTCATCGAAGTAGTTCCCCTCAGTTTGTTCGTCATCACTCAACCTCGAGCCAATGGGCGATAGGAGGGGTCCTGAAGGACTTGAGCGTTTTCTACCACAACCTGCAAATTTACCAACAAATTGATTGTTGCGTGAGTTAGAAAGTGCAAAGTTCACGACctcaaaatcaaattatagAATTCTTCGTCACCTGTGAAGGCATTGCAGAAGGGTCTCTTTTTCACTTCCACTTTATTCTCTGCGGTGTTCTGTGTGTGAAAAGTTCGCGGATCCTGCAGGAAGGGAGTTGAAAACCATAAAATTCGTTAATTACTTTTCCTCCCATCAAAGGTGGGAAgctccttttcttttcttttctccccaTATACGCACCCTTTGACTTATAACACCCCCATGAACTATGTAGATGGTTGCAAAGGAGATTGCTAACACGCAGAAAATCGTTGCACACGACATACTCATCAGATTTGAGTTGTTAACACACAAAGAAAGTTGAGAGGACCTGCGGAGgagaaaaaagattgaaagcttattgaaaaatcatttaatttcttccgctacatttcattataaattgaaaatatcaatttcctccttttattttatattgccAATTTATAAATAGAACTACACGCGACGAAGACGGATACCACACAATTTAATTCAGagtaaaattacaaaattaagaattttatttttagcaagaaaattaaatatagataGGGGAGACTGGAGCTTATAAAGTCAAGgggtttgtttgaaaattttaagaggaAGTTttagaaggaagaaaaaattttgaaaatgaattaaaaccCGAACATTACAGAGCATAAATTAAGTCAACTCCAAATCTCAATAAAGTAGTTAAGAGTTTATTAAGGTTGAGATTATTTTAGGGTTTTTAGAATCTACAGTCCCTCgacaaaaataaagtaaaagcCTTTAGAAAAGAGTTTGTctggaaaaattggaaaatattttttctgtgaagatttttgtcaattaagttctttttctttgaaagctACTCTCTTCCCTTTTCAAATCTTCCAAAATGACCAAAATCGGACCAAAACAGAGAACAAATCTTGAATgctttttacacaaaatatttcccaaaaaggtcttttcattatttttttctagggACTGTAGATCACACGGAACGGAAAGTTGAGcttgaacttttatttttcgattttagagcttttgcaaagctttttgattattttcttcactccAGTCTCCCTTGAATAGTTGGACAATTTCATGTAAAGTTATTtgtttatataatttttacattttagatAGTAAAAAGCAtgtaaagtattaaaaaaaatgtaaaaaaaaagatgtaaagGATTTGTAAAACaatatttgaaggagaaataatcggaaaaaaaacctaaagtttgatttttctttgttaaaattaatttaagtaattaactaaaaaactattaactaaaaatggaattaatcaaaaagttgttttacattaactgaaaaattaatttgtaaaaaaattgtcaattttattaaaaggtttttaatTTCCTAACATGCAAAATTACTGATTGGTTAGAAACTTATAGGTTGGATATCTAGATATTTAGATGAAACtcattaaaatatgaaaaataaaaaaagaaatatgtagaaattttctttttgtaaagagAACGATGAAATGTCCCAGATTTCATTCTTATTGATGTCCTTAAAGCCCACTAAATGaatctaaaattattattttacttcttttttcgAATGAAAAATACCTTTTCTCACATTATGCGCTTAATTATTAAAGCTTTCTTTAACATTGTTTTTGGGTTAAAGCTCAAATTACATTAATAGATAATTCCGCGtatatttgaaatgaaaactttataataaacgaggtaaattgtcgcttcgctccaatttacctcgccccgcttcgcggggaattcttgcgcttcgcgcaaattttagagggagaaaggaattgtgatgaattgaaatatatttaatggaagatttattcgttggtaaaaaccgcctggtatcagtagtctctgtaccaaatttcatcacgatcggaccaacggtgtagaaatgcatagatgaacagacaccatattttagagagacctttctttattatataaatgaGCCACACAAAAtatccaacagatatttcaaagggaaaaagtgaatttcacacaacatttatggcgccgaattcaaaaagtagtcaaaaaagcgtgatttttatatgggggctatatgaaggggggctctggggggaaaatgaatgcctttggtaaaaaccgcctggtatcagtagtctctgtaccaaatttcatcacgatcggaccaacggtgtagaaatgcatagctgaacagacaccatattttagagagacctttctttattatatagatgggccacgcaaaaacctccaacagatatttcaaatggaaaaagtgaacttcacacaacatttatggcgccgaattcaaaaagtagtcaaaaaagcgtgatttttatatgggggctatgtgaaggggggctctggggggaaaatgaatgccgttggtaaaaaccgcctggtatcaagagtctctgtaccaaatttcatcacgatcggaccaacggtgtagaaatgcatagctgaacagacaccatattttagagagacctttctttattatatagattattCTTAGGattgtcaattttataaataaccAAAACAGGCAGATATTTAAACGCAAAGCTTTTAAATAGAAttcaaacattaatttttcggAAACTATTTAACACATTTAGGCACTCTAAATATTTggaataatatataaattagaaTGAAATGAGATATTCCCAACTTTCAATGACATTTTGCTGTTGACTTAGGAATATTTGTGGAATATTTATGCATCAGATGAAAAGCAAATTGAGCGATACTGATGATGTTGTTCGCGTTCATAAGATAGTGAGCTTTCAAACAAATATCATGTACATGTAAGTAGGATGCTTTCGTCAAAGACACGGGAATGTGATTTCTTCGTCATGCCAATTGCGGCAAGGAATAGGGTTAAATGGGGGGCATGGGGGCAAATTCCATTCGTCTCATTCGATTTAtttgtacacacacacattttcccaaatcttttagaaaagaatgaaaaaaaatgattaaatcaTAACCCagaggagagaaagagagttcGGCACAAGAGAATGGTTGGAGCTCATGTGGCAAGGCGCAATGTGGATAATAAAATAGCTGAGAGTGGCAATTATTATCAGGCTTAATCATATGTAGGAGCTCTCTAAACAACGATAAACACTTATGCTGGCACAGTATGGGGTGACTTTCTCATACCGCAAATTCTGCGTGGTTTCACACATAACACACCCCTAAAAGACTTCATTGGCTCTTTTGATATAACGTGCCATGTTCTCGTGTGTGGGTGAACAAATGTGCATTTAAAGGATGAATTGACTGGATTTCTTTTTGCCCCAAATTCTTTCACTCTTCTCGCACCTTTACCTTCCCCCATTCCACCCACAACACCAtctttttagagaaaattgccTGAATCCTTCCTTTATGTTATTACTATCACAGCAGATAATGTGTTTGTAGCAAAGGGTGTGAGAAAGCCACCCCCGCTACGACACgcacaaaaattgaatttacacGCAAAGCTTAAGGCATATTCACGTGTAGAATAACGAGACTTTTTTGCACTCCCACCAAGTGCCCTTTTTGTCGTTTTCACAACGGAAATAATTGTGGTGTCGCAGCATCTCTATTCGAAACGTGCCTTCAtctatttatttgtaaaagaataaaCAGAAGAGGTTCAAATTGCAATAcccaattttttatattatacaaCTCAACATCTTTATATCGTAAACCTTCGGATTGAATTccattcaatgcaattttcaatcgatagttgaagaaaaattgattttgacgTGCTTTCGAGcttaaatattgtttttttttaacatgaaacaatttcattgattttattaattttaataccaTCAAATgcgaaatttttataaatgaattaagatggaaatgcatgaaaatgCATGGTGcaaggaaattttaaataaatgcatTTATGAACTACAACTTTCTCTTAAATAATCGTTTTATTGTGATTTATAAATaggtatagaaaattttttttccatgctTTTTATGAATCCTTGCGCAACCAACCTTCAGTTCTATCTCCAggataatattatttaattttaaagagatgattaaatgattttaaatgttgaaattgaattttatttatttactttaatttttttcttcaaaattggagctaaaatcaattaatttatttgttttcttatcaagaaaattataagaatgaagacaatttatttagaagaattctaaatctaaaattttatcttaaaaattattaatagaaaaatactTCTGTGTGAAAAGatataaaatctttcttattataaattgaaaatggaattaatctatcattttttgagaaatttatgcataaaataattcctgaatcattttttctgccctttcataattctttaaattaatttaacacaGATATGTTCAGGAtttccttaataattttttcgtaGTCTTCAAAACTACCTAGATATGTAGGTCATTTctcaaccattttttttttaaattctgcgtaaagaattttaatactCTTCTCCTAACCGAATCTacttaacttttaattaaaattaaaactttttatgctcttttaaTGTGTTCAAAGTGAACAAAAATTTGCCGAGCATAACAACAGGAAAAtttggaataatttaaattcgcaaaaacttcTCCACaaagaaaagataatttatttaaaactttgaaaatgtatgagaaaaatggaataatttcTACTCGATAATTCCAAATTCGAATCACGTCACAAAGTTTAGAAAGTGAATCTTTCACTGATCTAgtaactaaataaaataaaatttgtattcaaaactgcgagaaagaaaattccaatcttgaattacaaattgattaaaataattaaatttttttacttacaGAGATTTTCTGTGAATTTCCCAAAGTTTTTGCCTCTTCGTTGTCTTCCGCTGCACTTTACACAC from Lutzomyia longipalpis isolate SR_M1_2022 chromosome 1, ASM2433408v1 encodes:
- the LOC129786537 gene encoding uncharacterized protein LOC129786537, giving the protein MKLFMNSTVYVTMILICCVIWVACSFPVAMSCDSCGRECANACGTRHFRTCCFNYLKRKRSVLPPLKYPDETNADFRDLWWAKIQVEKTARDNLLNSADFYGSDFQPTFLFRPRDDTPQSFGTHDGHSAEQLAIAHKGKILEEVEGNSGQQSRGLYEAA
- the LOC129786534 gene encoding cardioactive peptide, whose amino-acid sequence is MSMSCATIFCVLAISFATIYIVHGGVISQRDPRTFHTQNTAENKVEVKKRPFCNAFTGCGRKRSSPSGPLLSPIGSRLSDDEQTEGNYFDDNLATLLDLNSEPAVEDLMRQIMSEAKLWEAIQEASREIHLHKNGRSMSNNQFPVAFSAQ